AACATTGGTCGGTGGGGCAATTCATCCAGAATGGCGACGAGTTCCCCATCATCCAACCAGCGGACATATTGCTCGGACGGGAGCACTTCTGGCTGTTGGCCGGGTTCGAGCAGCGTCACTGCCCCCGCACATTCGCCACCGATGCCATTGAGCAGGGCAAAATCGTTCTGACGCGATACCTGCAAAGCCATAGCAACCAATTTGCGTTTGTCCCCCTCAGGCAGCAGGCCTGCAAAGAAGGGACGAGTGGCTTTGTCGTCAAAAGACTCCGAACGTAGAGGCAGGCTGTGTGAAAGAGGCTGCACACTTGGCGATTGCAACCAATGCGGCGAATAGCTGAAACTCAGTCGTCCATCGACCTGCACCAACTGACCGACAGACTGGCCCAGCAGCCAAACCTCAAGGATGCGACTCATGCCCTGACTCCCGGATCTTCGCTGATATCGTCCAGACCGCTCGCCTTGAGAGTTATACCGAGAGCCTGAAGGACGCGCAGAACATTCTCCAGGCGGACGGTGGGTTTGCCAGCTTCCAGATCAACGATGAAACGCACACCTACGCCAGCAGCAAGCG
This region of Desulfomicrobium macestii genomic DNA includes:
- a CDS encoding helix-turn-helix transcriptional regulator, whose translation is MTTFIETPQHLGEIVRKARKALRLTQPQLALAAGVGVRFIVDLEAGKPTVRLENVLRVLQALGITLKASGLDDISEDPGVRA